One Candidatus Culexarchaeum yellowstonense genomic region harbors:
- a CDS encoding carbohydrate kinase family protein, giving the protein MSSRIVFIGHVSMDKVRNIYGEREQPGGAALYAAIAAKTLYEDVGIISAIGRDYKYKDVLKIFSNRVIKEVKVPSTYFEINYDEKWNANYVKARIGAGRYVKAEAIPINWMTRKTLFHIAPMTPSKVERIIDKIKRYTPKSMISVNSWDGYMRDGRQRKHLISIMGKVDIMVLNEAEAKLLARTDTLTQALNLLKCKMLVVTLGSLGAIVKINGESIMIPALAGMDLRIMDTTGAGDTWCGAFLAAYKITGDVTKSTITASLIATIKCTGWGFEELLKLKFHSIDDVAKYVLKLKEKPKQRSLIEYFKKS; this is encoded by the coding sequence TTGAGTAGTAGGATAGTGTTCATTGGACATGTTTCAATGGATAAAGTGAGGAATATCTATGGTGAAAGGGAGCAACCTGGAGGGGCAGCACTATATGCAGCTATAGCTGCAAAAACATTGTATGAAGATGTTGGTATAATATCTGCAATAGGGAGAGACTACAAGTATAAGGATGTACTGAAAATATTCAGTAATAGGGTTATAAAGGAGGTTAAAGTTCCATCAACATACTTCGAAATAAACTATGATGAGAAATGGAATGCAAATTATGTAAAGGCGAGGATAGGTGCTGGAAGATATGTTAAGGCTGAAGCCATACCAATAAACTGGATGACTAGGAAAACCCTATTCCACATTGCACCAATGACTCCAAGCAAAGTTGAAAGGATAATTGACAAGATTAAGAGGTATACCCCAAAATCAATGATATCAGTAAATAGTTGGGATGGATATATGAGGGATGGGAGGCAGAGGAAGCATTTAATCAGCATAATGGGGAAAGTGGACATAATGGTTTTGAATGAAGCTGAGGCAAAACTCCTTGCAAGAACAGACACATTAACCCAAGCATTGAATCTATTGAAATGCAAAATGCTTGTGGTAACTTTAGGGTCGCTTGGAGCTATAGTGAAGATAAATGGGGAAAGCATAATGATACCAGCACTGGCAGGCATGGACCTAAGGATAATGGATACAACTGGAGCTGGGGATACATGGTGTGGAGCATTCTTAGCGGCATACAAGATCACTGGAGATGTAACGAAATCAACAATTACAGCATCATTAATAGCCACAATAAAATGTACTGGATGGGGGTTTGAGGAATTATTGAAATTGAAGTTTCACTCAATAGATGATGTTGCAAAATACGTGTTAAAGCTTAAGGAGAAACCTAAACAAAGGAGTTTAATTGAATACTTCAAGAAGAGTTAA
- a CDS encoding NAD(P)H-dependent oxidoreductase, producing the protein MVKILVLYYSRSGNTETLAKAVAEGARSVEGVNVELKRVDYATVEDMISCDGAAVGSPNYFGYMAGIMKDYFDKAWSVRDKLAGKPYVAFTCGGGSRTTALQSIETVLNAFKMEKVAEGVAWGLRDHGPPSEKDLTPLRKLGETLAKEVLKRKVETPKE; encoded by the coding sequence ATGGTTAAAATCCTAGTACTCTACTATTCAAGAAGCGGGAACACTGAAACCTTAGCAAAAGCAGTGGCTGAAGGAGCTAGAAGTGTGGAGGGTGTAAATGTGGAATTGAAAAGGGTTGATTATGCAACAGTTGAAGATATGATATCATGTGATGGAGCGGCTGTGGGATCCCCAAACTACTTTGGATACATGGCTGGGATAATGAAAGACTACTTCGATAAAGCGTGGAGTGTTAGAGATAAGCTTGCTGGAAAACCATACGTTGCATTCACATGTGGAGGAGGATCTAGAACTACAGCATTACAAAGCATTGAAACCGTTTTAAATGCATTTAAAATGGAGAAGGTTGCTGAGGGAGTTGCGTGGGGACTTAGAGATCACGGCCCCCCATCAGAGAAGGATTTAACGCCATTAAGGAAGCTTGGAGAAACATTGGCAAAGGAAGTATTGAAGAGGAAGGTGGAGACGCCGAAGGAGTAG
- a CDS encoding M20/M25/M40 family metallo-hydrolase codes for MEICKEDLDEIKRRIMEFISVRSIVGEEFEGAKYLTELMRDWGFKPELQKVEENRYNVICRVRLGDVGRRLLLNGHMDTVPPSMDWNVDPFKPFIDDDRLYGLGAIDMKSGLITLLYSLKKFIEENEGEVNGEIIYSAVVDEEGYSKGAKKLVSELNYDAAIIGEPYDGIDSSVVIGETGKILLSIECIGKAAHAFRPWIGVNAIEEASKLILKIVEEGTFEDERFGRLQPTTLKVEGGYKIYNVTLPERCIFEVNILTKPEQTDEYFINWINELAKKIGLKGGVSVKIKEPRYYGYITNENSMIVKAFKRAFEEEYGFKPKIEFKATITDGNIIAMKGAKPLIVYGLRGGNAHMANEYLELKSIEKTCKVYIKTMKNYLKTEEE; via the coding sequence ATGGAAATCTGTAAGGAAGATTTGGATGAAATTAAGAGGAGGATCATGGAGTTTATAAGTGTTAGGAGTATTGTTGGAGAAGAATTTGAGGGAGCCAAATATCTAACTGAATTAATGAGGGATTGGGGTTTCAAACCAGAACTCCAGAAGGTTGAGGAGAATAGGTACAATGTGATATGTAGAGTAAGGTTGGGGGATGTGGGGAGGAGGCTTCTATTGAATGGACACATGGATACAGTTCCACCATCAATGGATTGGAATGTAGACCCATTCAAACCATTCATTGATGATGATAGACTCTACGGTTTAGGGGCAATAGATATGAAGTCTGGACTCATAACCCTCCTATACAGCCTAAAGAAATTCATTGAAGAGAATGAGGGGGAGGTGAATGGTGAAATAATATATTCTGCAGTTGTAGATGAGGAGGGGTATTCGAAGGGGGCTAAAAAGCTAGTTTCAGAATTGAATTATGATGCAGCAATAATAGGGGAACCATATGATGGAATTGATAGTAGCGTAGTCATTGGGGAAACTGGCAAGATACTGTTAAGCATAGAATGCATTGGGAAGGCTGCACATGCATTTAGACCATGGATTGGAGTGAACGCCATAGAAGAAGCATCAAAACTAATATTAAAAATAGTTGAGGAGGGGACATTTGAAGATGAAAGGTTTGGAAGACTTCAACCAACAACCTTAAAAGTTGAGGGAGGATACAAAATCTACAACGTAACATTACCGGAAAGATGCATATTCGAAGTAAACATTCTAACAAAACCAGAACAGACAGATGAATACTTCATAAATTGGATCAACGAATTAGCAAAGAAGATTGGCTTGAAGGGTGGCGTATCCGTGAAGATTAAAGAGCCAAGATACTATGGATACATTACAAATGAAAATAGCATGATAGTAAAAGCATTTAAAAGGGCATTTGAAGAGGAATATGGATTTAAACCTAAAATTGAATTCAAAGCCACCATAACTGATGGAAATATAATTGCAATGAAGGGTGCGAAGCCACTAATAGTTTATGGTTTAAGAGGGGGGAATGCCCATATGGCCAACGAATACCTAGAATTAAAATCAATAGAGAAAACATGCAAAGTATACATTAAAACCATGAAAAACTACCTAAAAACAGAGGAGGAGTAA
- a CDS encoding PHP domain-containing protein — protein sequence MYKAKVDLHIHSNNSMDSKLTIEDILEYYEYKGFKAIAITDHDEFKGSIIANKISVEKGLNLKVLFGAEIETAIGEVILITTTPPPRKMPKIIGEIIDTAKDYHGLTIAPHPYAQDRRGLGDNLINGEARGVDVIEVWNGKTGREWNEMALNTAKILEKPGIANSDAHNKEDLGIAYTIIEVNEIEPYEIITSLKNNRILRIIRRGD from the coding sequence TTGTATAAGGCAAAGGTGGATTTACACATACACTCAAACAACTCAATGGACAGCAAATTAACAATAGAAGATATACTGGAATACTACGAGTACAAAGGCTTCAAAGCAATAGCCATAACAGACCACGATGAATTCAAAGGATCCATAATAGCCAACAAGATTAGTGTTGAAAAGGGGTTAAATTTGAAGGTATTATTTGGAGCTGAAATAGAGACAGCCATTGGAGAAGTAATACTAATAACCACAACACCGCCACCAAGAAAGATGCCAAAAATTATAGGTGAAATAATCGACACAGCCAAAGACTACCATGGATTAACAATAGCACCACACCCATACGCACAAGATAGGAGAGGATTAGGAGACAATCTAATAAATGGAGAAGCAAGAGGGGTAGATGTTATAGAAGTTTGGAATGGTAAAACAGGTAGGGAGTGGAATGAAATGGCATTAAACACAGCAAAAATCCTAGAGAAACCTGGAATAGCCAACAGCGACGCCCACAACAAAGAAGACCTCGGAATAGCATACACAATAATAGAAGTAAATGAAATTGAACCATATGAAATCATAACATCACTAAAAAACAATAGGATACTAAGGATAATTAGAAGAGGAGATTAA
- a CDS encoding creatininase family protein: MVKVKMDEMSWVEVKEALDNGFDTVIVPVGSIEQHGPHLPLGTDTFIGEALSVMIAEKLGKTLVTPPITPGCSQHHMGFPGTLTLKPETLMQVIRDVCKCLIRHGFKNIILLPTHGGNFAPIETLIMELAMEHKDVKIISPLKLEELIKVMNDVMAEYGVTFKEAGVHAGAAETSAMLHINGGLVKMDRAVEGFTGEYTISQLYSYGVKAISNTGVLGDPRKASADAGRKMMEKLAEYYAEKIKKELKF, translated from the coding sequence ATGGTTAAGGTTAAGATGGATGAAATGAGTTGGGTTGAAGTTAAGGAGGCTTTAGATAATGGTTTTGATACAGTAATAGTTCCCGTGGGGTCAATAGAGCAGCATGGACCACACCTACCACTTGGAACGGATACATTTATTGGTGAAGCTTTGAGTGTTATGATTGCTGAGAAGCTGGGTAAAACCCTTGTAACCCCTCCAATAACCCCTGGATGCTCACAGCATCATATGGGATTCCCAGGAACATTAACTTTAAAACCAGAGACATTAATGCAAGTGATTAGGGATGTGTGTAAATGTCTAATTAGGCATGGATTTAAGAATATAATTCTGCTCCCCACACATGGTGGAAACTTTGCGCCAATAGAAACATTGATAATGGAGCTTGCCATGGAACATAAAGATGTAAAGATAATCTCACCACTAAAACTTGAAGAGCTAATTAAGGTTATGAATGATGTTATGGCAGAGTATGGAGTGACATTTAAGGAGGCTGGAGTTCATGCTGGAGCTGCAGAAACATCAGCAATGCTACACATAAATGGGGGTCTCGTGAAAATGGATAGAGCTGTCGAAGGATTCACTGGAGAATATACGATATCACAATTATACTCCTACGGTGTCAAAGCGATAAGCAACACTGGAGTTCTAGGAGACCCGAGAAAGGCAAGTGCAGATGCTGGCAGGAAGATGAT
- a CDS encoding ECF transporter S component, protein MSLAKHVSTIGFMAALTCILTSMFQLYIYETHGYFNFGEIGVYVSAILFGPIVGAFAGGLGSAMADILLGYFWYAPGTLIIKGLEGFAVGLVYSLLNRLRFKRNFTGLVSSSIIAIILFSSLLYVGLNYYSGSSEFSFGFPILGYGTVNVGIPSIFWIFSSILLLIIFIYVYVKVDLRYLYMALSCLVGGSIMILGYFLYEFYVLSYGWAALVEVPFNFMQMLIGLIVSSMICVGIGRRGIMVGG, encoded by the coding sequence ATGTCTTTGGCTAAGCATGTTTCAACTATTGGGTTTATGGCTGCATTAACTTGTATATTGACGTCGATGTTTCAACTGTACATTTATGAGACTCATGGATACTTCAATTTTGGTGAAATTGGAGTTTATGTTTCAGCCATCCTTTTCGGTCCAATTGTTGGAGCTTTTGCTGGAGGGTTAGGGTCAGCTATGGCTGATATTCTTCTAGGATACTTTTGGTATGCCCCCGGAACATTAATTATTAAGGGTTTAGAGGGGTTTGCCGTTGGCCTCGTATATTCACTTCTCAATAGATTAAGGTTTAAACGTAACTTTACTGGTTTAGTTTCATCATCAATAATTGCAATAATCCTATTCTCCTCCCTCCTATATGTGGGATTAAATTACTATTCCGGATCGTCTGAATTCTCCTTTGGATTCCCCATTCTAGGTTATGGGACTGTGAATGTTGGTATTCCAAGTATATTTTGGATTTTTTCATCAATTCTTCTACTCATAATCTTCATTTACGTTTATGTTAAGGTTGATTTACGTTATCTTTACATGGCTTTATCTTGTCTGGTTGGGGGGTCAATCATGATTTTAGGCTACTTCCTCTACGAGTTTTACGTTTTATCTTATGGTTGGGCTGCATTGGTTGAGGTTCCATTCAATTTTATGCAGATGCTTATAGGTTTAATAGTTTCCTCTATGATATGTGTTGGTATTGGTAGACGCGGTATTATGGTTGGTGGTTGA
- a CDS encoding VTT domain-containing protein, translating to MGIVEDILKGLEVLGPYGVFIGVVIENIITIIPSALIPLMAGATIIPKELNPTQAILSIAINIGLIGAIASTLINTPYYAIGYISGKRIIDKYGRYIGTSWDEVEKYKLKIESGKFEDITIIALRIIPIIPISPISIALGAIRYNIKKFITLTIIGTIPRYIIIGIIGWASREIIWTIAKTIDTMENIVIAGMIIGIIAYIIKKRRGIQLKTANKQK from the coding sequence ATGGGAATAGTGGAAGACATCTTAAAAGGACTAGAAGTTCTAGGACCATATGGAGTATTCATAGGGGTAGTGATAGAAAACATTATAACCATAATACCATCAGCATTAATACCACTAATGGCTGGAGCCACAATAATACCTAAAGAATTAAACCCAACACAAGCAATACTATCAATAGCAATAAACATAGGGTTAATTGGAGCCATAGCATCAACACTAATCAACACACCATACTACGCAATAGGATACATCAGCGGTAAAAGAATCATAGATAAATATGGAAGATACATTGGAACATCATGGGATGAAGTGGAGAAATATAAACTCAAAATAGAGAGTGGGAAATTTGAAGATATAACCATCATAGCATTAAGAATTATACCAATAATACCAATATCACCAATATCAATAGCCCTAGGAGCAATAAGATACAACATAAAGAAGTTCATAACACTAACAATAATTGGAACAATACCAAGATACATAATCATTGGAATAATAGGGTGGGCTTCAAGAGAAATAATATGGACAATAGCAAAAACAATAGACACCATGGAAAACATCGTGATCGCTGGAATGATAATTGGAATAATAGCATACATAATAAAGAAGAGGAGAGGAATTCAATTGAAAACAGCAAACAAGCAAAAATAA
- a CDS encoding M81 family metallopeptidase, whose translation MRIAVASFSHETCTFVPVKTTYDMFKDFIVRGNAIFEHAKTHPNYIRGFMKVAEEEGAELVGILVAGQTSATGYSGWITLDAFDKIVGEILDGLKSSGPFDGVLLALHGAMAVEGIPKPEAEIVRRVRSVVGSIPIMVTLDLHANEDHELAEVADAVFILKTYPHVDSEDIGIIAARCMVKTIRGEFKPVMAFRKPKLVTASIYQATDRPPMKLVYDRCREWEAKGVYCASVAAGYAYADVPDIGASVFVVTNGDRDLAERAAQDISDFIWSLRHEFTKPIPKPREGVAEVLRLVASGVRPILIAEHSDRIGDGTHVLRELISQGAKNFVIGGIADPKALEWLKNNAKIGDHVKIKIGGWAHPISGEPVEISGKLVFIGPIEYTLVGPMGRGRRVHEDLVALIDMGEGRHVIISKRLRAPMDDQGFKALGIEPRLKDIIVLKDRIHHRAFWDSVVALDYPIDSPGLGPADLTILEYHNVPDDFYPIGKLWRGKKV comes from the coding sequence TTGAGGATTGCTGTGGCAAGTTTCTCACATGAAACATGCACTTTTGTTCCAGTTAAAACCACTTATGATATGTTCAAGGATTTCATTGTTAGGGGTAATGCCATATTTGAGCATGCTAAGACGCATCCAAATTATATTCGTGGTTTCATGAAGGTTGCTGAGGAGGAGGGAGCTGAGCTTGTTGGGATACTGGTTGCAGGTCAGACGAGTGCAACTGGTTATAGTGGATGGATAACGCTAGATGCTTTTGATAAGATTGTTGGTGAAATTTTGGATGGCCTTAAAAGTTCAGGTCCATTTGATGGTGTTCTATTGGCGCTTCATGGGGCTATGGCTGTGGAGGGGATTCCGAAACCTGAAGCTGAGATTGTTAGGCGTGTTAGGAGTGTTGTGGGGAGTATACCAATAATGGTTACATTGGATTTACATGCCAATGAGGATCATGAATTGGCTGAGGTTGCTGATGCAGTTTTCATTCTCAAAACATATCCACATGTGGATTCTGAGGATATAGGTATCATTGCAGCTAGATGTATGGTTAAAACCATTAGAGGTGAATTCAAACCAGTTATGGCTTTCCGTAAACCTAAACTTGTAACTGCAAGTATATATCAGGCGACAGATCGTCCTCCCATGAAGCTCGTTTATGATCGTTGTAGGGAGTGGGAAGCTAAGGGGGTTTACTGTGCATCTGTGGCTGCCGGTTATGCTTATGCTGACGTTCCAGATATAGGAGCTTCAGTTTTCGTTGTAACTAATGGTGATAGGGATTTAGCTGAGAGGGCTGCTCAAGATATTTCAGATTTCATATGGAGTTTACGTCACGAGTTTACGAAGCCCATACCCAAGCCTAGGGAGGGGGTTGCTGAAGTTTTAAGGCTTGTGGCTAGTGGCGTTAGACCCATACTCATAGCTGAACATAGTGATAGAATTGGTGATGGGACTCATGTTTTGAGGGAATTGATTTCTCAAGGGGCTAAAAACTTCGTTATTGGCGGTATAGCTGACCCCAAAGCTTTGGAGTGGTTAAAGAATAATGCGAAAATTGGAGATCATGTTAAAATTAAGATTGGAGGGTGGGCTCACCCAATTTCCGGTGAACCCGTTGAGATTAGCGGTAAACTTGTGTTCATAGGTCCCATCGAGTATACATTGGTTGGACCCATGGGTCGGGGTAGACGGGTTCATGAAGACTTAGTTGCACTGATAGATATGGGTGAAGGTAGACATGTAATCATATCCAAGAGGCTTAGAGCACCAATGGATGATCAAGGGTTTAAAGCTCTTGGCATTGAGCCTAGATTGAAGGATATCATTGTTTTGAAGGATAGAATTCATCATAGAGCTTTCTGGGATAGTGTTGTAGCCCTCGATTACCCCATCGATTCACCTGGATTGGGACCGGCAGATTTAACGATACTTGAATACCATAATGTTCCAGATGACTTCTATCCGATTGGTAAGCTTTGGAGAGGGAAAAAAGTTTAG
- a CDS encoding AIR synthase family protein, with translation MGYLGKVPPSLLEKYVFGRIGIIDERVLVKPSIGEDAAIIDFGDKVLVVHSDPITGASKHIGWLSICVSTNDVAVRGAIPKWISMVILLPEQFDENLLDSITREIDDAAKKLGVMIVCGHTEVTPKLDRPILISTAFGEALKGRVVTTSGAKPGDLIILSKGACIEGTFIFANEFYDLLIGKVPRDVVDRALNYIHLLSVLKDAQLAMSVGGVNSMHDPTEGGVLGGVQEMAKASSLGFILYEDKVIVNEETKIICETLGVDPLKTISSGALLISVKPDYAGSIVNVLMDNGIKASIIGRFTGREFGWKLVKGDGSVLDVSEPVVDELWRIYEKLKS, from the coding sequence TTGGGTTATCTTGGGAAAGTTCCACCAAGTCTTCTTGAGAAGTACGTTTTTGGTAGAATTGGCATCATTGATGAGAGGGTTTTGGTTAAGCCATCTATTGGTGAAGATGCGGCTATAATTGATTTTGGGGATAAGGTTTTGGTGGTTCACTCGGATCCCATTACTGGAGCATCTAAGCATATTGGTTGGCTTTCAATTTGCGTTAGCACCAATGATGTGGCTGTTAGGGGGGCTATTCCTAAATGGATTTCCATGGTCATACTTCTACCAGAACAATTCGATGAAAATCTACTTGACTCCATAACTAGGGAGATTGATGATGCTGCTAAAAAGCTTGGCGTTATGATTGTGTGTGGTCATACTGAGGTTACCCCTAAACTTGATAGGCCAATACTCATATCCACAGCTTTTGGTGAAGCTTTAAAGGGGAGGGTTGTGACTACTAGTGGTGCAAAACCTGGTGACCTAATAATTTTGAGTAAGGGTGCATGTATTGAGGGGACATTCATATTTGCCAATGAATTTTACGATCTACTCATAGGTAAAGTTCCTAGGGATGTAGTTGATAGGGCTTTGAACTACATACATTTGCTCAGTGTTTTGAAAGATGCACAGTTGGCTATGAGTGTTGGTGGAGTTAATTCCATGCATGATCCAACGGAGGGAGGGGTTCTTGGTGGAGTTCAAGAGATGGCTAAAGCCTCTTCTCTAGGCTTCATATTATATGAGGATAAAGTCATAGTTAATGAGGAGACTAAAATTATATGTGAAACTCTTGGCGTGGATCCTTTGAAAACCATAAGTTCTGGGGCGCTTTTAATTTCAGTTAAACCAGATTACGCTGGATCCATTGTTAATGTTTTGATGGATAATGGAATTAAGGCTTCAATTATTGGGAGATTTACTGGTCGAGAGTTTGGTTGGAAGCTAGTTAAGGGCGATGGATCTGTTTTGGATGTTTCTGAGCCTGTTGTTGATGAGCTTTGGCGTATTTATGAGAAGCTTAAATCTTAA
- a CDS encoding MTH1187 family thiamine-binding protein has product MIIVEFSIIPIGVGTGLSGYVAEAVKVLDKRKVKYQLTAMGTIFEAKDLKEAFEIIMEAHEAVIKAGAMRVITNIKLDDRRDKEESMERKVKAVMEKLR; this is encoded by the coding sequence ATGATAATAGTTGAATTCAGCATAATACCCATAGGCGTTGGAACAGGGTTAAGTGGGTATGTTGCAGAGGCAGTAAAGGTGTTGGATAAGAGGAAAGTTAAATATCAATTGACAGCCATGGGAACAATATTTGAAGCAAAGGATCTTAAGGAAGCATTCGAAATAATTATGGAAGCCCATGAAGCTGTAATTAAAGCTGGAGCCATGAGAGTAATAACAAACATAAAGTTGGATGATAGGAGAGATAAGGAGGAATCCATGGAGAGGAAGGTTAAAGCAGTCATGGAAAAGTTAAGGTGA
- a CDS encoding MFS transporter, translated as MEKRLLIVFLMLGMVSLFADMAYEGGGSVTGSYMELLGASALLTGLLSVPDFLSYFSRLIGGWVASRSASSIVYWGLVFVGYVANFSMPLLALAGRPELVILLVFVERIGKGLRGPVRDVILSEVTKGMGRGKGFGLHEVMDQTGAIIGPLCVGYALYVSNNNYSYAFSILTIPVILSLICLSIAATLYPKVEAAGGGSGGKNVLGRVFWIYAISSSLMMFGFMQWRSIISYYFRDVGIIPDYYIALLYTLAMGVDAIVALPMGLAYDRYGLKVISVAPVAALLIPAMILSNNIFTYVLAAALWGIFMGAYETIMRAAVADLVGAESRAYAYGVYSFLSGVSWMIGTMVMAYLLETFSFGIIVLSLASEGLALILLVTLLGLKSEK; from the coding sequence TTGGAGAAGCGTTTACTCATTGTCTTCCTCATGCTTGGTATGGTTTCATTGTTTGCTGATATGGCTTATGAGGGTGGTGGTTCTGTTACTGGTTCTTATATGGAGCTTTTGGGGGCTTCAGCTTTATTAACAGGCTTGTTGAGTGTTCCAGATTTCTTGAGCTATTTTTCCCGTTTGATTGGGGGTTGGGTGGCATCTAGATCTGCATCCAGCATTGTTTACTGGGGTTTAGTGTTTGTTGGTTATGTTGCAAATTTCTCCATGCCCCTACTTGCATTGGCTGGTAGACCTGAACTTGTTATCCTACTTGTTTTTGTTGAGAGGATTGGTAAGGGGTTGAGGGGGCCTGTTAGGGATGTAATATTGTCTGAAGTTACTAAGGGGATGGGTAGGGGGAAGGGGTTTGGCTTACATGAGGTTATGGATCAAACTGGAGCTATCATAGGGCCTTTATGTGTTGGCTACGCCTTATACGTTTCAAATAACAATTATAGTTATGCATTCTCAATTTTAACGATACCAGTCATCCTCTCCCTAATATGCTTATCCATTGCAGCTACATTATACCCAAAAGTTGAGGCTGCTGGTGGGGGGTCTGGTGGTAAGAATGTTTTGGGTAGGGTTTTCTGGATTTACGCTATATCCTCATCACTTATGATGTTTGGTTTTATGCAGTGGAGGAGTATAATATCATATTACTTTAGGGATGTTGGCATAATACCAGACTACTATATTGCTCTACTATATACTTTGGCTATGGGTGTGGATGCCATTGTGGCTTTACCCATGGGTTTAGCTTATGATAGGTATGGTTTGAAGGTTATTTCAGTGGCTCCAGTAGCTGCATTACTGATACCTGCAATGATTTTAAGCAACAATATATTCACATACGTATTGGCGGCAGCTCTTTGGGGCATTTTTATGGGTGCATATGAAACTATTATGAGGGCTGCTGTGGCTGATTTGGTTGGCGCTGAGAGTAGAGCTTACGCTTACGGCGTATACTCATTCCTTTCAGGGGTTTCATGGATGATTGGAACTATGGTTATGGCCTACCTACTTGAAACCTTTAGTTTTGGCATTATAGTTTTAAGTTTAGCTTCAGAGGGGTTAGCCTTAATACTACTAGTTACGCTTCTAGGTTTGAAGAGTGAAAAGTGA
- a CDS encoding secondary thiamine-phosphate synthase enzyme YjbQ gives MIKVINVKSRGRVEFIDITDIINNAIKGDVEEGVCHIYSPHTTAGLTINEGYDENVARDIIESLNKIVPEYWQYKHMEGNAPAHIKTSLIGSSLLIPISNGKLMLGRWQRIFLCEFDGPRERSIYLTIIPVKSGDH, from the coding sequence ATGATTAAAGTGATAAATGTTAAGAGTAGGGGGAGAGTTGAATTCATAGACATAACAGATATAATCAATAATGCAATTAAGGGGGATGTTGAGGAGGGGGTTTGCCACATATACTCACCACACACCACAGCTGGATTAACAATAAATGAAGGTTACGATGAAAACGTCGCAAGAGACATAATTGAATCACTCAATAAGATCGTCCCAGAATATTGGCAGTACAAGCATATGGAGGGGAATGCACCAGCACACATAAAAACCAGCTTAATAGGATCATCACTCCTAATACCAATAAGTAATGGTAAACTTATGCTTGGGAGATGGCAGAGGATATTCCTATGCGAATTTGATGGACCTAGAGAGAGGAGCATATACTTGACAATAATACCAGTAAAAAGCGGGGATCATTGA